A window of Fragaria vesca subsp. vesca linkage group LG7, FraVesHawaii_1.0, whole genome shotgun sequence contains these coding sequences:
- the LOC101305519 gene encoding GDSL esterase/lipase At1g71250-like produces MGFMILADAKVNEVSSFPNCRNGSAAFYVLGDSSVDCGDNTLFYPLIHSYLSLYSCNGSNGSTLIPHLLAEKMGMQNILPFYSQNGSINGIQRGLNFGSAHATIMNHGSQSYQSVNQQLRQVFDSLQLLQLQLSEDRALSFIKSSIFYLSFGKDDFIELLLQNASGTAKQNSTDQEFAHILADQMIHVIRNLYAMNVRRIICMGILPLGCTPRVLLNQYNSTAQPHDDDDDVARGCVEEINVHVLEYNRELREQISQLHVELPDAQLLFCDIYQGLSEIINNPQQYGFEDVKSACCGLGMYGAEVGCLSKDMACDKEASHVWWDLYNPTKAVNSLLADSAWSSNPLPICRPMNIQEFFTASV; encoded by the exons ATGGGGTTTATGATCTTAGCTGATGCAAAAGTGAACGAGGTTTCAAGTTTCCCAAATTGTAGAAATGGCTCTGCAGCATTCTACGTATTGGGAGATTCGTCTGTTGATTGCGGAGACAACACACTGTTTTACCCACTCATTCACAGTTACCTGTCCTTGTATTCGTGTAATGGTTCCAACGGCTCAACTCTTATTCCTCATCTTCTTG CTGAGAAGATGGGCATGCAGAACATCTTACCATTCTACAGTCAAAATGGATCCATTAATGGAATACAGAGAGGCCTTAACTTCGGTTCAGCACACGCAACAATCATGAATCACGGCAGCCAGAGTTATCAGTCTGTGAACCAGCAGCTCCGGCAAGTTTTTGATTCTCTGCAACTCTTACAACTGCAGCTTAGCGAGGACAGAGCTCTCAGTTTCATCAAATCTTCCATCTTCTACCTCTCCTTTGGCAAAGATGACTTTATAGAACTCCTCCTACAAAATGCTTCGGGTACTGCAAAACAGAACAGTACTGATCAAGAATTTGCACACATTTTAGCAGATCAAATGATACATGTTATACGGAACCTTTATGCCATGAATGTGAGGAGGATCATATGCATGGGAATATTACCTTTGGGATGCACTCCAAGGGTGTTATTGAACCAATACAATTCCACAGCCCAACCACATGATGACGACGATGATGTTGCAAGGGGATGTGTAGAGGAGATCAATGTGCATGTCTTGGAGTACAACAGAGAGCTGCGTGAGCAAATCTCCCAGCTTCATGTAGAGTTGCCTGATGCACAGCTTCTGTTTTGTGATATTTACCAAGGACTTTCAGAGATCATAAACAACCCCCAACAATATG GCTTTGAGGATGTAAAGAGTGCTTGCTGTGGGCTTGGTATGTATGGAGCAGAAGTTGGATGCCTTTCTAAAGATATGGCGTGTGACAAAGAAGCAAGTCATGTGTGGTGGGATTTATATAATCCTACAAAGGCAGTGAACTCATTGCTGGCTGATTCAGCCTGGTCGAGCAATCCTCTTCCGATTTGTCGTCCTATGAACATCCAGGAATTTTTCACTGCTTCAGTTTGA
- the LOC101305804 gene encoding geranylgeranyl diphosphate reductase, chloroplastic-like: MASATQAAAISGALFAAAPLHTKPRSVTFRITASNPPIVGRKLRAAVIGAGPAGSSAAEALAAGGAECFLFERAPSEAKPCGGAIPICMLDEFDIPARLIDRHVTRMRIFSPSNLAVDFGKTLRPDEFIAMLRREVLDSFLRDRAQSRGASLISGLVTRLEIPASPHAPYVVHYTKDNARHALAVDVVVGADGANSRVAKSIKAGSYACAIAFQERIKLTDDKMAYYQDLAEMYVGNDVSPDFYAWVFPKCDHVAVGTGTVCSKQDIKVFQRAIRARASAKISGGKVIKVEAHPIPEHPRPTRVRGRVSLIGDAAGYVTKCSGEGIYFAAKSGRMCGEAIIKASEGGERMINEEDLKREYLKKWDAKYITTFRFLDLLQKVFYGSDAAREALVELCGDEYVQRMTFESYLYKKLADGNRWDDAKMVLNTVGSLMRCNVLGRKMEALKI, encoded by the coding sequence ATGGCTTCAGCAACGCAAGCAGCCGCGATCTCCGGCGCTCTCTTCGCCGCCGCTCCTCTCCACACGAAGCCACGCTCCGTCACCTTCAGAATAACCGCCTCCAACCCACCCATCGTCGGCCGGAAGCTCCGCGCGGCAGTCATCGGCGCCGGTCCCGCCGGGTCCTCGGCCGCAGAGGCCTTAGCCGCCGGCGGAGCCGAGTGCTTCCTCTTCGAGCGAGCACCGTCGGAGGCCAAGCCCTGCGGCGGAGCCATCCCAATCTGCATGCTCGACGAGTTCGACATCCCGGCCCGACTCATCGACCGCCACGTCACCCGCATGAGGATCTTCTCCCCCTCCAACCTCGCTGTCGACTTCGGCAAGACCCTCCGCCCCGACGAGTTCATCGCCATGCTCCGCCGCGAAGTCCTCGACTCCTTCCTCCGCGACCGCGCCCAGTCCCGCGGCGCCTCCCTCATCTCCGGCCTCGTCACCCGCCTCGAGATCCCCGCCTCCCCCCACGCGCCCTACGTCGTCCACTACACGAAGGACAACGCGCGCCACGCGCTCGCCGTGGACGTCGTGGTCGGCGCCGACGGCGCCAACAGCCGCGTGGCCAAGTCGATCAAGGCCGGAAGCTACGCCTGCGCCATCGCTTTTCAGGAGCGAATCAAACTCACGGACGACAAAATGGCCTACTACCAAGACCTCGCCGAAATGTACGTCGGAAACGACGTGTCGCCCGACTTTTACGCGTGGGTCTTCCCGAAATGCGACCACGTGGCAGTGGGCACCGGCACTGTGTGCTCCAAGCAGGACATCAAGGTCTTCCAGAGGGCCATCAGAGCCAGGGCCAGCGCCAAGATCAGCGGCGGGAAAGTCATCAAGGTGGAGGCGCACCCGATCCCGGAGCACCCCCGCCCCACGCGCGTCAGGGGGCGCGTGTCCCTCATTGGTGATGCGGCCGGGTACGTGACGAAATGCTCCGGCGAGGGGATCTATTTCGCGGCGAAATCGGGGAGGATGTGCGGCGAGGCGATTATAAAAGCGTCGGAGGGAGGGGAGAGGATGATAAATGAGGAGGATTTGAAGAGGGAGTATTTGAAAAAATGGGATGCTAAGTACATTACGACGTTTAGGTTCTTGGACTTGTTGCAGAAGGTGTTTTATGGCAGTGATGCGGCGAGAGAGGCTTTGGTGGAGCTGTGTGGGGATGAGTATGTGCAGCGCATGACTTTCGAGAGTTACTTGTACAAGAAGTTAGCTGATGGGAATAGGTGGGATGATGCTAAGATGGTTTTGAATACGGTTGGGAGTTTGATGAGGTGTAATGTTTTGGGGAGGAAGATGGAGGCTTTGAAGATTTGA
- the LOC101306094 gene encoding receptor-like protein 12-like: MGLSSRRCLSNVPNIGQLSKNLLVLLLFHVLGASSLYSRQQQPPSCHGEERAALLQFKQNFIVDPSASDDDGSYPKASSWKAVEGDQNSNCCSWDGVQCDEKTGHVVDLDLSSSCLYGSINSSSSLFRLVHLRRLSLADNDFNYSQIPTTIKNLSRLRYLNLSFSVFSGQVPSEISQMSKLSSLDLSSNVDTLSGEGLLRLKADSLASLVRNLTSLETLHLSDINISSSVPDSLANLSLSSLALGNCNLYGEFPIRIFKLQYLGYLSVRSNQELSGYLPEFNGSSPLMWLSLGGTNFSRTLPSSIGELDSLNRLDLAECSFSGPVPASLANLTQLTYLSLAMNNFVAGPLSWLGKQTQLTYLDLETINLSGSIPSSLGNLSQLTYLHLLDNQLSGPVPSLFGNLSRLADLNLDLNRLSGSVPESLFNLRDLYTLYLYDNDLHGNFDLCNLPSSVTRLDVGWNKLEVPHCNIVNTTLLPKLTFLGLRECNLTEFPNFIRHQQHLTWLDLSTNKLHGQVPKWMWNTSTQSLMLLDIRHNFLAGFGQPNFVLPWVNLQALFAGYNLLDGSPPIPPQNIVVCRFSNNKLTGDLSPLMCNLSTVQYLDLSNNKLSGTILPCLGNFSDTLQVLDLRNNSFHGILPQTYSNTSNLKMIDVSYNQLHGKIPRSLANCMTLQSLVLSANKFSDVFPSWLGSLPELKLLAMHHNQFYGVIENTLKNLHFPELRILDLSCNNFTGEFPSEHIFSSNAMRGIVMNQPTYMAVFSDLNIHGTKFGYIFKVTITNKGVERYYSKIQEDLGVIDISSNNFHGKIPEFIRNLKGLRFLNISNNNFNGSIPLRLENLTLLEALDLSHNQLSGEIPQQLAQLTYLASFDVSYNNLTGSVPQGLQFHTFGNTSYMGNPGLCGDPLTKRCDNSNAPAQLPPSSSSEDDAFEFDWIFVLAGVGSGLVVGVVLADVAITRKRELFLDVAGMMIKQMKRIRRRQRMC; this comes from the coding sequence ATGGGATTGTCATCCCGCCGGTGCTTGTCTAATGTCCCGAATATTGGTCAGCTTTCAAAAAATTTGCTGGTTTTGTTGTTGTTTCATGTTCTTGGAGCTAGCTCCTTATACTCTAGGCAGCAGCAGCCACCTTCTTGCCATGGTGAGGAGCGCGCTGCCTTGCTGCAATTTAAGCAAAACTTCATTGTGGACCCATCTGCTAGTGATGATGATGGTTCCTATCCAAAGGCCTCATCATGGAAAGCAGTTGAAGGAGACCAGAATAGCAACTGCTGCTCATGGGACGGGGTTCAGTGTGATGAGAAGACTGGTCATGTTGTTGATCTTGATCTTAGTAGCAGTTGTCTCTATGGCTCCATCAACTCCAGCAGCAGCCTCTTTCGCCTCGTTCATCTCCGGAGACTGAGTCTTGCTGATAACGACTTCAATTACTCTCAAATTCCTACAACAATTAAGAATCTCTCGAGGCTTAGGTATCTCAACCTTTCCTTCTCTGTGTTTTCTGGCCAAGTCCCATCTGAAATTTCACAAATGTCCAAATTGTCATCCCTTGATCTGTCTAGCAATGTTGATACACTTTCTGGTGAGGGACTGTTGAGGCTTAAAGCAGACAGTCTGGCAAGTCTAGTTCGAAACTTAACTAGTCTTGAAACGCTTCATCTCAGTGACATAAATATATCTTCCTCAGTTCCTGATTCATTGGCGAATTTGTCATTGTCATCCCTTGCTCTAGGGAATTGCAACCTGTATGGCGAATTCCCAATAAGAATTTTCAAGTTACAATACTTGGGATATCTTAGTGTGAGATCAAACCAAGAGCTTTCGGGTTATTTGCCCGAGTTTAATGGAAGTAGTCCTCTCATGTGGCTGTCACTCGGAGGCACTAATTTTTCCAGAACTCTTCCTTCATCGATCGGAGAGCTCGACTCACTGAACCGCTTGGATTTGGCTGAATGCAGTTTCTCAGGTCCAGTTCCTGCTTCACTAGCAAACCTTACCCAACTCACTTATTTGTCTCTTGCAATGAATAATTTTGTTGCCGGGCCTTTGTCTTGGCTTGGTAAGCAAACACAACTTACCTATCTTGATCTCGAAACCATCAATCTGAGTGGTTCCATCCCTTCTTCTCTTGGAAACCTCTCGCAGCTCACTTATCTTCATCTTTTAGATAATCAACTAAGTGGCCCAGTCCCATCTTTGTTTGGTAACCTTAGCAGACTAGCAGACTTAAATCTTGATCTAAACAGATTGAGCGGTTCAGTTCCTGAATCACTGTTCAACCTAAGGGACCTCTACACGCTTTATCTGTATGACAATGACCTTCACGGTAACTTTGACCTTTGTAACCTACCAAGTTCCGTAACAAGACTCGATGTAGGTTGGAACAAACTAGAAGTGCCTCATTGTAACATTGTGAATACAACCCTTCTTCCAAAGCTTACCTTTCTGGGATTGCGAGAGTGCAACTTAACAGAGTTTCCTAATTTCATTAGACATCAACAACACTTGACGTGGCTGGACCTTTCCACAAATAAGTTGCATGGTCAAGTACCCAAATGGATGTGGAATACAAGCACGCAAAGTTTGATGTTACTGGACATCAGGCACAACTTCCTTGCAGGCTTTGGCCAACCGAATTTTGTCCTTCCTTGGGTTAACCTGCAAGCTTTATTTGCTGGGTACAATTTGCTAGATGGATCACCACCTATACCTCCACAGAATATTGTCGTCTGTAGATTCAGCAACAACAAACTTACCGGAGATCTTTCACCATTGATGTGCAATCTCAGTACCGTTCAATACCTTGATTTGTCAAATAACAAGTTGAGTGGCACCATTCTGCCTTGTCTTGGTAACTTCAGTGACACTCTACAAGTTTTAGATCTTCGGAACAACTCCTTCCACGGTATTCTTCCTCAAACATACAGCAACACAAGCAACTTGAAGATGATTGATGTCAGTTATAATCAATTGCATGGGAAAATACCAAGGTCACTAGCTAATTGTATGACGCTCCAGTCTCTTGTTCTCTCAGCCAATAAATTCAGTGATGTTTTCCCTTCTTGGTTGGGAAGTCTCCCAGAGCTTAAACTCTTGGCGATGCACCATAATCAGTTCTATGGTGTGATTGAGAATACCCTAAAAAATCTTCACTTTCCCGAGCTGCGTATACTGGATCTCTCTTGCAATAATTTCACTGGTGAGTTTCCCTCTGAACACATCTTTTCTAGCAATGCGATGAGAGGTATAGTTATGAACCAACCCACATATATGGCGGTATTCTCAGATCTGAATATCCATGGTACTAAGTTCGGTTATATTTTCAAAGTCACGATAACAAATAAAGGTGTGGAGAGATACTACTCGAAGATCCAAGAAGACCTTGGAGTGATTGATATCTCAAGCAACAATTTCCATGGGAAGATTCCAGAATTCATAAGGAACTTGAAAGGGCTTCGCTTTCTCAACATTTCCAATAACAACTTCAACGGCAGCATCCCATTGCGCTTGGAAAATTTGACTTTGCTTGAAGCATTGGACCTTTCACATAACCAGCTCTCAGGAGAGATACCTCAGCAACTAGCGCAGCTCACTTATCTTGCCAGTTTTGATGTCTCTTACAATAATCTCACTGGTTCTGTACCCCAAGGTCTCCAGTTTCACACATTCGGGAACACTTCATATATGGGAAATCCAGGATTATGCGGAGACCCTTTGACAAAGAGATGTGACAACTCCAATGCCCCAGCTCAACTACCACCTTCAAGCAGCAGTGAAGATGATGCTTTTGAATTCGACTGGATATTTGTGTTGGCCGGAGTTGGAAGTGGATTGGTGGTGGGAGTGGTACTTGCAGATGTGGCGATCACACGAAAGCGTGAGCTGTTTCTTGACGTAGCTGGGATGATGATCAAACAGATGAAAAGGATCAGAAGAAGGCAGAGGATGTGTTAA